A DNA window from Anastrepha ludens isolate Willacy chromosome 6, idAnaLude1.1, whole genome shotgun sequence contains the following coding sequences:
- the LOC128868720 gene encoding probable methyltransferase-like protein 25, whose translation MEEQKLKKRTTCIPQYTLQSFRSTLRKLIPKQAYDYTDHSDLAPRQVLLKSQLRKIRVKKQHEIIQLTKVILTHCYDASLLLDFGAGLGYLSESLCSVNTSWCVLGLESDKCRVTAARKRLQQQMPEASRRVIYVQQLIEANSSSAIKQHIACSRFDDSQAMLGKWAIIGLHACADLSVTAINLFLELAEVKCLVIMPCCYHKLQQTTDGNFLNFPLSKSLKKIVAEKKEDIESYLNRPFLRLACQETSARWRNSSEDEHLAHGKQMFWRAVADAIIDDETETIRTLVKSQWPAADIYKTESFANFCQHYELRSKATDVQHLPGALWNDKHDEKFNEIVEKYSDTGPKLAEALTCLQTALQKLCENIVLYDRLCYMQEYAEERPNLKLNVQIQKILDEKLSPRCYALIAEKL comes from the exons ATGGAAGAGCAGAAACTAAAGAAAAGAACAACATGTATACCACAATACA CCCTACAATCATTTCGTTCAACACTCCGCAAACTCATACCTAAGCAAGCATATGACTACACTGATCACAGTGATCTGGCCCCAAGGCAAGTGCTACTTAAAAGTCAATTGCGAAAGATAAGAGTCAAGAAGCAGCATGAAATCATTCAACTAACTAAAGTTATACTCACGCATTGTTATGATGCGTCCTTGTTGCTCGATTTTGGGGCTGGATTGGGATACCTTAGTGAGTCATTGTGCAGCGTTAATACGAGTTGGTGTGTACTTGGTCTGGAGTCTGATAAGTGTCGTGTAACGGCTGCACGGAAACGTCTGCAACAACAGATGCCAGAAGCCAGCAGACGTGTCATTTATGTGCAACAACTCATTGAAGCGAACTCTAGCAGTGCTATTAAGCAACATATTGCCTGTAGTAGATTCGACGACTCACAGGCGATGCTCGGAAAATGGGCAATTATAGGATTACACGCATGTGCTGACCTCTCTGTGACGGCAATAAACTTATTCCTTGAGTTGGCAGAAGTTAAGTGCTTAGTCATCATGCCATGTTGCTATCATAAGCTACAGCAGACTACCGATGGAAACTTCTTAAACTTTCCACTGAGCaaatcgttaaaaaaaattgttgcagaGAAAAAAGAGGATATTGAGAGTTACTTAAATCGTCCCTTTCTACGTCTGGCTTGTCAAGAAACCAGTGCGCGTTGGCGTAATAGTTCAGAGGATGAGCACCTGGCGCATGGAAAACAAATGTTCTGGCGCGCTGTAGCCGATGCCATCATTGATGATGAGACCGAAACAATCAGAACTTTAGTAAAAAGTCAATGGCCTGCTGCAGATATATATAAAACAGaaagttttgccaatttttgccAACACTACGAGCTGAGATCAAAAGCAACGGATGTGCAGCATCTGCCTGGTGCCTTGTGGAATGATAAGCACGACgagaaatttaatgaaatcgTAGAAAAGTATTCTGATACAGGTCCCAAATTGGCGGAAGCTTTGACTTGTTTGCAAACAGCGTTACAG aaacTCTGCGAGAATATTGTGCTTTACGATCGTTTGTGTTATATGCAAGAATACGCAGAGGAGCGaccaaatttaaaactaaatgtaCAAATTCAAAAGATTTTGGATGAGAAGTTATCACCACGCTGCTATGCCTTAATCGCGGAAAAATTATAG
- the LOC128867712 gene encoding uncharacterized protein LOC128867712, with translation MSHPAACYKGIILLATFTVLAHYAFGPVFAGSGGRDEPKQSEYNVLDENNYEHLTPHKRPSFFVGSRYGRSGGGIGLSSSKIRRLSVVPRNDRFFLGSRYGKRAEGNSAAKLFSPYEKQTADDNVDGFALQHMGDNKLAYSEHENFSEKQQQQQPQLQSSSMISCVYTGFRNYYRCRNIDEINNIINQLTVAHSIEEGK, from the exons ATGTCTCATCCGGCCGCCTGCTACAAGGGTATCATTTTGTTGGCCACATTCACTGTACTGGCGCATTACGCATTCGGACCAGTATTCGCTGGTAGTGGCGGAAGAGACGAGCCTAAACAATCAGAATATAATGTGCTGGATGAAAATAACTACG AACACCTAACACCACACAAGCGTCCTTCCTTTTTTGTGGGCAGCCGATATGGACGATCCGGCGGCGGTATAGGACTTAGCTCTTCAAAGATCCGTCGACTCAGTGTAGTCCCACGCAACGATCGCTTCTTCTTGGGCTCACGCTATGGTAAGCGAGCTGAAGGCAACTCGGCCGCTAAACTCTTTTCTCCCTACGAAAAACAAACCGCCGATGACAATGTAGATGGTTTTGCTTTGCAACATATGGGGGATAACAAACTAGCATACAGTGAACACGAAAATTTCTCAgagaagcaacagcaacaacaaccccaATTGCAATCATCTTCCATGATATCCTGTGTGTATACTGGTTTTAGAAACTACTATCGATGCCGCAATAT tgaTGAGATTAACAACATCATCAACCAGTTGACGGTTGCGCATAGCATTGAGGAAGGAAAGTAA